Proteins found in one Mycoplasmopsis gallopavonis genomic segment:
- a CDS encoding HinT-interacting membrane complex lipoprotein P60 translates to MKKSIKILSLLTSSSLIALSAVSCGREVSTIPKLEQDKRLSNKDSIKTFAENTWLGNTIASLYQVNLEQAQNYEDVLKALINNQSFANDALRAYNTFLGLQNQKEPGFLAKKINKLLSEGILNYDAVLENLTTNPNFDLLNAEQFKLLYVNKNTDVALETNKALLVYKYFLINNEADLTKIDSSSFNSNKAKYDLDYFNLVQYALSKKLVQAWGYSASDADAVFVEMFQTIENIDAYNDFLQSKVVGTKKIYSSEWINKTKQYQLNLAGYVGIKSASDFAISFDYELLKQVTNANVYTGFYDNQSHKIVEVNDDLTLAQPISVANGNSKIEINYINVIVPIAKDKQLVTGKNQDGSDKKETVKVLTFENTPYQNNLIELATLLSGYDSNLYQNALNAYVKLGYVLTKGSNELVNKAISDLTFVEK, encoded by the coding sequence ATGAAAAAATCTATTAAAATACTTAGTTTATTAACTTCATCATCTTTAATTGCTCTTAGTGCTGTTTCGTGTGGACGTGAAGTTTCTACTATTCCGAAATTAGAACAAGATAAAAGATTATCGAACAAAGATTCAATTAAAACATTTGCCGAAAATACTTGATTAGGAAATACAATTGCAAGTCTTTATCAAGTTAATTTAGAACAAGCTCAAAATTATGAAGATGTTTTAAAAGCTTTAATTAATAATCAAAGCTTTGCAAATGATGCTTTAAGAGCTTACAATACTTTTTTAGGTTTACAAAATCAAAAAGAACCTGGATTCTTAGCTAAAAAAATTAATAAATTATTATCAGAAGGTATTCTAAATTATGATGCCGTACTTGAAAATTTAACAACTAACCCTAATTTTGATTTATTAAATGCAGAACAATTTAAATTACTTTATGTTAATAAAAATACAGATGTGGCATTAGAAACAAATAAAGCTCTTTTAGTTTATAAATACTTCTTAATTAATAATGAAGCTGATTTAACTAAAATTGATTCATCTTCATTTAATTCAAACAAAGCAAAATATGATTTAGATTATTTTAATTTAGTGCAATATGCATTAAGCAAAAAATTAGTTCAAGCATGAGGTTATAGTGCTTCTGATGCTGATGCTGTTTTTGTTGAAATGTTCCAAACTATCGAAAATATTGACGCTTACAATGACTTTTTACAAAGTAAAGTGGTTGGAACTAAAAAGATTTATTCAAGTGAATGAATTAACAAAACTAAGCAATATCAGTTAAATTTAGCTGGTTATGTGGGTATTAAATCAGCAAGTGATTTTGCAATTAGTTTTGATTATGAACTTTTAAAACAAGTAACAAATGCTAATGTTTATACAGGTTTTTACGACAATCAATCTCATAAAATTGTGGAAGTAAATGATGATTTAACTTTAGCTCAACCAATTTCGGTTGCAAATGGGAACTCAAAAATTGAAATTAATTACATTAATGTTATTGTTCCAATTGCAAAAGATAAGCAACTTGTAACTGGCAAAAACCAAGATGGTTCTGATAAAAAAGAAACAGTCAAAGTCCTTACTTTTGAAAACACACCTTATCAAAATAACTTAATTGAACTTGCAACCTTACTTAGCGGATATGATTCAAACCTTTATCAAAATGCATTAAATGCCTATGTAAAATTAGGTTATGTATTAACAAAAGGTTCTAATGAATTAGTCAATAAAGCTATTAGTGATTTAACTTTTGTGGAGAAATAA
- a CDS encoding IS3 family transposase has product MDTTIFRVFIYLGGIMRQLKAHEWLELFGSYEDYKNNLISKNDFELKYYSIRGFSFFDRKFNEAKKYFVFKYNRYNLGMINIESQTGKSSKKGKGSGRPKRQKITPIEIVKKEWEKMPKEQLIEILEIYKDSFDRNNIEVDISKIKKSSLSTRKLGLCFNKSKSTIHNLKTKEQQTRKKSVNTKYDELIIKSFKKNKGLFGRKRLESYIRTKFQIDLNYRTIGRAMRRLNLFCLIRRKKIDREQKNTNVKFIDLVNRDYHGETNQIIATDVTYISAPKDCLNNFVFLSVAIDHKSKFVVNYNLSKRNDLELVIEHMSKIKMDKKWIAHSDHGFQYSSKTYVDLIQKNNGVVSMGRVGNSLDNREAEYFFSILKSECLKLIDITKITFNELKSLIDDFVFWYNNERIQSVLNWKTPQECWGVLVN; this is encoded by the coding sequence ATGGACACAACCATATTTCGTGTTTTTATATATTTAGGAGGTATTATGAGACAATTAAAGGCACATGAATGATTAGAACTATTCGGTAGTTATGAAGATTACAAAAATAATTTGATATCAAAAAATGATTTTGAACTTAAATATTATTCAATCAGAGGTTTTAGTTTTTTTGATAGAAAATTCAATGAGGCTAAAAAATATTTTGTCTTCAAGTATAACAGATATAATTTAGGAATGATAAATATAGAATCGCAAACAGGTAAATCATCTAAAAAAGGTAAAGGGTCAGGTAGACCAAAAAGGCAAAAAATTACTCCTATTGAAATTGTAAAAAAGGAATGAGAAAAAATGCCTAAGGAACAATTGATTGAAATTTTAGAAATTTATAAAGACTCTTTTGATAGAAATAATATTGAAGTTGATATTTCTAAAATTAAGAAATCTTCACTTTCTACAAGAAAATTGGGCCTATGCTTTAATAAATCTAAGTCAACAATTCACAATCTAAAAACTAAAGAGCAGCAAACAAGAAAAAAATCTGTAAATACTAAATATGATGAATTAATAATTAAGTCATTTAAGAAAAATAAGGGTTTGTTTGGTAGAAAAAGATTGGAAAGTTATATTAGAACAAAATTCCAAATAGATCTAAATTATAGGACTATTGGTAGAGCGATGAGAAGATTAAACTTATTTTGTTTAATCAGAAGAAAGAAAATAGATAGAGAACAAAAGAACACAAACGTAAAATTTATAGATCTTGTTAATCGTGATTATCACGGAGAGACAAACCAAATAATTGCCACTGATGTTACTTATATTTCTGCACCAAAAGATTGCTTAAACAATTTTGTATTTTTATCTGTTGCGATTGATCACAAAAGCAAATTTGTTGTTAATTATAATCTTTCAAAAAGAAATGATTTAGAACTAGTAATAGAACATATGTCTAAAATCAAAATGGATAAAAAATGAATAGCTCATTCTGATCATGGTTTCCAATATTCTTCAAAAACTTATGTAGATTTAATTCAGAAAAACAATGGTGTTGTATCAATGGGTAGAGTAGGAAATTCTTTAGATAATAGAGAAGCAGAATATTTCTTTTCAATTTTAAAATCAGAATGTTTAAAATTAATCGATATTACAAAAATAACTTTTAATGAATTAAAATCACTGATTGATGATTTTGTGTTTTGATACAACAACGAAAGAATTCAATCAGTATTAAATTGAAAAACACCTCAAGAGTGTTGAGGTGTTTTAGTAAATTAA
- the rpsP gene encoding 30S ribosomal protein S16, which yields MVKIRLKRMGSKFRPVYKIVAADARAPRDGKFIEALGHYNPTTKELVLNKEQTAKWLKEGVQPTVTVANLFRANKLTEELKK from the coding sequence ATGGTAAAAATTAGATTAAAAAGAATGGGAAGCAAATTCAGACCAGTATACAAAATTGTTGCTGCTGATGCTAGAGCACCACGTGATGGTAAATTTATCGAAGCTTTAGGACACTACAACCCTACAACAAAAGAACTTGTTTTAAACAAAGAACAAACAGCTAAATGACTTAAAGAAGGTGTACAACCTACTGTGACTGTTGCTAACTTATTCAGAGCTAATAAATTAACTGAAGAACTTAAAAAATAA
- the hinT gene encoding histidine triad protein HinT, which translates to MTLFEKIIAREIPSDILYEDDKVIAIYDIHPKQPGHFLVIPKQTKENILGHDQELSSYLFLKALELARKLVESGQISGFKLQINTGTSAGQEVMHTHIHIIPYK; encoded by the coding sequence ATGACTTTATTTGAAAAAATTATTGCTCGTGAAATTCCTAGCGACATTCTTTATGAAGATGATAAAGTAATTGCTATTTATGATATTCACCCTAAACAACCTGGACATTTTTTAGTTATTCCCAAACAAACTAAAGAAAATATTTTAGGTCACGATCAAGAACTAAGCTCTTATCTCTTTTTAAAAGCATTAGAGCTTGCACGAAAATTAGTAGAATCAGGACAAATTTCAGGATTTAAACTTCAAATTAATACAGGCACAAGTGCAGGACAAGAAGTTATGCACACTCACATTCACATTATTCCTTATAAATAA